The region TAGACCATACATCGGCTGTCTGGTTGTATTTCATCCAGTTAAGAATCACCTCTGGAGCGCGATACCAGCGTGTTTGTACATAACCCGTCATCTCGTTGCTAATAGATCGAGCCAGACCGAAATCCAAAATTTTTATACAGTCGTTTTCTGTAACTCCGATATTTCTTGGTTTCAAATCCCTGTGTATAACTCCGGCCGAATGAATGTACTGGACACCACACAATATTTGGTACACCATAGATCGAACTCGAGCTGTATCAAGGCCTTCGTTTAATATTACGTGTTTCAAATCTTTGGGATAATACGTCGATACGAAGTATAAATCGGTAAAGTCTATTTTCGTTAAGTCTGGTGTAAAAACATCTACGAGGTCGACGACATTTTTATGCTTCATGTGTTTTAATAATCGAAGTTCCCTGTAAGTTCTCTTCGATTCATCCACTGCGAAGAAAGCACGAGTAAGTTTTTTGATGGCCACTTTGCCTTCGATTCCTTCACACGTTGCCGAGCAGACTTGGCTATAAGCTCCATTGCCGACGTAAGATAAACAATCATAATAATCTGGGCAGTACCATTTTGTATGATAGATCTCCGTGAGTTTGTAATTTGTTGGCAGTTCTCTCGGAACTGATGAGGCTGCCAtactttttccttgttttcctcTTCCCGTTAGGTTCGTCAGAAtcgtaaacaaaataaaaatcgcGCAACTTGCTCTATAATTGCAGAAGATAAAGGGAGGTAATTCGTATACCAAAGCTTTACCTCAATTACAGAGGCATGccgttttattttctctctaacCTCATTATAAATCCTCTAAAccacttcatttaaaaaaaaaatcttatttgctgtgtaaaattttatttcgtacacacacacacacaaacacacagaaacctttaatcattgttattgttgtaactgcgtttttctcttcatcttttattGATTCGTGTTGAGATAACACTCGAGCAAGTTTCTCCTGGTTTATTTCAGACTTCTAAATGGTACTTCAACACACCACTAAAAGCTAATAAATCAcctgttaattattttaattactcaGTACTACTGCTCGGACCAATGATGGTgcctctgctagaaataacaaccgaatctcccttaaatcatactaAAATGCACTGaaataaaacatggaaaaaacaaaaacaaaacaacaacaacaaaaaacccccGAAACGGAGCATTGCATAGTGTTGTCCAAAGCATATaaaaaggacaggatggtcacggttgacTGGAGATGAAGAAAACCGCTACGTAGTTGTTTGTTCTGAAAGAAATAACTggtaaatctccctcaaattatactgTTATCTTCACAAGGAAAGAGGGAGAGCACACATTacgtcaggggttttcaaactttttgacttgcggacccctttatatttcaggctttaccttagggacccccttataaacgcttatgaaatttatacataaatatttgcttaaaataacatatatttttacatttagttatttaactatttaacaaataggtttattgtcaattaaaagatttcgattaaaaaacatatgtaaaatcaaattgcccataaaaaagtatttgctgtccacgggaccccctgtggtccgcggaccacagtttgaaaacccctgcatcACGTATAGTCTAATGCCAAATTATACAATGTGtgaaataaatgtgtgaatgatggattaagtctactacCAAAGAATGTTCatgcaggatttaaactcagaatgtcaagagctagaacaaatatcaAGGGAATTATGCTATACCCCATATTTAaattaaggtgttgcactcatcattgtaagattgtggtttcaattcctggactgggcgatgcattgtgttcactcagctggtaaacgTGAGTAATCCTATGAtcgactggtgtcccatccagtaAGGAAATATATCCACTGCAGAATCTGgaaaaccagccttatgagctTATGGCTCGGGAAGGggctttcatccttttcttttttgatgaatcaatcttttacccgtttcagtcactgggttgctgccatgctggagtaccaccctGAAGGGTTTTCAATTGAACAAACCATCGCTCTCCAGAATACTTActgttaaagcctggtacttattctctcagtttcttttgtcgaattgctaagttacaaggatataaacaaaccgacactggtcTTCAAGTAGTGAggcaaggagacaaacacagacacttacatacgttaatatatatactttttttcttttattcttttacttatttcagttatttgacatgCTTGAGTATtgctttgataaatatatatgtatatgcacaacgggcttccatacagtttctatctaccaaattcattcacaaggcctgttgtagaatacacttgctcaaagtgctgtgCTGttgaactgaactcaaaaccacctggttgcaatgcaagcttcttaactacatagccaaGCCTGGATATAattcattaatattcttttctactctaagcacaaggcctaaaattttggggagggagccagtcgatcagactgaccccagtacacaactggcacgtaatttatcaaccccgaaaggatgaaaggcaaagtcgaccttggcagaatttgaacttgggatgtaaagacagatgaaatactgctaagcattttgcctggtgtgctaacgtttctgccattgtGCCGCCTTATAATTCACTAAGATTTATTGTACATGAAGGCAGCttactggcagaattattagcatgctgggcaaagtgtttagttacattttgtctgtctttatgttttaagtttaaattctgctgaagtccaCTTTGgccttcatcctttctgggtcaatgaaataggtaccagttgagcactggggtcaatgtaatcaatttacccccccccccccaaatttctggccttgtgccaaaatttcaaaccaatatttatcatcaccgaggaaatgacaagggaccatgactttggccatgctggagcaccacatgtacttgaacaaatcgaccccatgacttaatctttgtaagcctagtggtGATTTGTTGTACTTGAGCAGTTGTGAAAAGTCaagtaaaatcgctgtcatcCATgtatacaggcttgtcctttccaGGTACTCttaccacataaaatgcactcaatgCAGTGCTGGTGCTGCGTAAACACACacgtgctgatggcatgtaaaaaacacccagtacactctgtaaagtggttggtgttagtaaggacatccagctgtagaaaccatgccaaaacagacaattagagtCTGGACAGCTTGCCAACTTGGCCAGTTttatgtcaaaccatccaacccatgccagcatggagaatggatgaGCGTGGCTTACCagtttgagcatggccgttgcaagtaccacctgactggccttcgtaggattttcgagcgagatcgttgccagtgcccctggactggctcttgtgcgggtggcacataaaatgcaccaatttgagtgtggccgttgccagtacctcctgactggccttcgtgcgggtgacacgtaaaagcacccactacactctctgagtggttggcgttaggaagggcatccagctgtagaaactctgccaaatcagattggagcctggtgttgccatccggtttcaccagtcctcagtcaaattgtccaacccatgctaacatggaaagcggacgttaaacgatgatgacgatgatgatgatgatgatgaagataatgaagatgatgattaaatAATTTCGCTACTGCATTGTTATTCATTATAGTGCATTCACATtgtcattaattaaaataatcagtttgttgaattatttaaattaaaaagttttattagGTTTTTGACTAAgttatgaaattaattattttgaatttaattgaACTATGGTGCTCTTTAGGGAAATACACCACTATTCTGAATAGTGATTATTGGTGTAGctatggctgtgtgcttaaaaattttgcttcctaaccttgtggttttaggttcaatctcacaacaaggcaccttaggcaagcattttctactataaccccagagaaaccaaagccttatgagcatatttggtaaacagaaggtgaaagatgttctttatatatatatgtgtgtgtttgtgtgcatatctgctttcttttattcttttatttgtttcactcatgtgactttggccatgttggagcaccacctttagttgaacaaatcgaccccaagacttattctttgtaagcctagtacttatactatcggtctcttttgctgaaccattaagttatggggatgtaaacacaccaacatcagttgtcaaatgatgatgcaaggacaaacacaggcacacaaatacatacgtcgATGctaggtctgcctgactggctcctgtgatggtggcacataaaagcaccatccaaacatagctgatgccagtacccccgattgccccccccccttcctcatgccagtagcacataaaaagcactatccaaatgggATTGATgtcaggcccgcctgactggccccagtgccagtggcatgtaaaaagcacccactacactctcatagtggttgacattaggaagggcatccagctgtagaaacactgccagatcagctTGGAGACTGATGCAGCCGCTCGCTCCCCAGACCTCAGCAAAACCgactaacccatgccagcatggaaaacggacgttaaacgatgatgatgatgatggtggtgatgatgaatgggcttctttcagtttccatctaccgaatccactcacaaagctttggtcagcccgaggctatagtagaaaacacttgcccaaatgccatgcagtgggactgaacttgcaaccatgtggttgggaagcatactcCTTACCTCACAGTCACACTTGCTGAAAATATAATGTGGAACAATAAAACAGAAGATATATCTTTTGCTTAATTTctgatatataatattaattatacaaaTTAGTGGCTCCATTTCCTGTAGCTACTGGATTTGGTGATTATGTAAACAAATTGGCTGCTTATTTTCTCTGGGATCGGTCAAATGATGTAAACACTTTGTATGAGAACCTGATAAAGTATGAAAATCAATTAAAGCTGTTCATTATTTCTCAAGTGAAGGAGGAAATAGTTAGATTTGTTATGTTTGCATGTCTTCTATGTAGGTTtgcatacatacagtaatcccttgccgtATCACGGTTGATCTATTGCCGTCTATTATTTAAGATTAcctcgattcctccgtggtgttgttttgcatttacaataaactaaatatatacaaattataaaaataataaaaagaaatatacagtacagtaccaTTTCTACTTCGTAGATTTCATCTATCAcgaggggggtgggggtggaagtggaggtttggaacgtaacacctgtggtagttgagggattactgtacatacatacagacagagaatgtaaacaaatacatatatNNNNNNNNNNNNNNNNNNNNNNNNNNNNNNNNNNNNNNNNNNNNNNNNNNNNNNNNNNNNNNNNNNNNNNNNNNNNNNNNNNNNNNNNNNNNNNNNNNNNNNNNNNNNNNNNNNNNNNNNNNNNNNNNNNNNNNNNNNNNNNNNNNNNNNNNNNNNNNNNNNNNNNNNNNNNNNNNNNNNNNNNNNNNNNNNNNNNNNNNNNNNNNNNNNNNNNNNNNNNNNNNNNNNNNNNNNNNNNNNNNNNNNNNNNNNNNNNNNNNNNNNNNNNNNNNNNNNNNNNNNNNNNNNNNNNNNNNNNNNNNNNNNNNNNNNNNNNNNNNNNNNNNNNNNNNNNNNNNNNNNNNNNNNNNNNNNNNNNNNNNNNNNNNNNNNNNNNNNNNNNNNNNNNNNNNNNNNNNNNNNNNNNNNNNNNNNNNNNNNNNNNNNNNNNNNNNNNNNNNNNNNNNNNNNNNNNNNNNNNNNNNNNNNNNNNNNNNNNNNNNNNNNNNNNNNNNNNNNNNNNNNNNNNNNNNNNNNNNNNNNNNNNNNNNNNNNNNNNNNNNNNNNNNNNNNNNNNNNNNNNNNNNNNNNNNNNNNNNNNNNNNNNNNNNNNNNNNNNNNNNNNNNNNNNNNNNNNNNNNNNNNNNNNNNNNNNNNNNNNNNNNNNNNNNNNNNNNNNNNNNNNNNNNNNNNNNNNNNNNNNNNNNNNNNNNNNNNNNNNNNNNNNNNNNNNNNNNNNNNNNNNNNNNNNNNNNNNNNNNNNNNNNNNNNNNNNNNNNNNNNNNNNNNNNNNNNNNNNNNNNNNNNNNNNNNNNNNNNNNNNNNNNNNNNNNNNNNNNNNNNNNNNNNNNNNNNNNNNNNNNNNNNNNNNNNNNNNNNNNNNNNTAAAAGAAACAATTTGTGAACATTGAATCTTGGTGCATCCTCTGTCATGGTGCATCCTCTGTCATGGTGCATCCTCTGTCATGGTGCAGCCTCTGTCATGGTGCAGCCTCTGTCATGGTGCAGCCTCTGTCATGGTGCATCCACTGTCATGGTGCATCCTCTGTCATGGTGCATCCTCTGTCATGGTGCATCCTCTGTCATGGTGCATCCACTGCTCTTGTGTGACAAAGACAGATACTTGATCTTTTGTTGTAAGAGTTATGCAGAAACAGGTGGATGAGTTCATTTGACCTTTTCGCAGTGACTTTTATGCCTGAGAGGTCATTTGAAGTGACCTACTTAAATGCAATATAGATGTTTACACCCATATCTATTAAATTCACAATTCATAACTAGTTTGTTTAATTCATAATGTACAAGGTTACTATTTTTCTACAtgagaagatgacaaaggactgggcTGATTGGCAATTTTCTGTCCTTGTGAAGCTCCATCCATCACAACAATACAACATCCCAAAGGCATTCTCTTCTTGCTTGTAACCTATTCAtcatcagtggaggcgcaattggcctagtggttagggcagcagacttgtggtcgtaggatagcggtttcaattcccagaccgggcgctgtgagtgtttattgagcgaaaacacctaaagcttcaccaggctccggcagggaatggtggcaaaccctgctgtactctttcactacaactttctctcactctttcttcctgtttctgttgtacttgtatttcaaagggccagccttgtcacactgtgtcacgctgaatctcttcgagaactacgttaagggtacacgtgtctgtggagtgctcagccacttgcacgttaatttcacgaacaagctgttccgttgatcggatNNNNNNNNNNagaccgggcgctgtgagtgtttattgagcgaaaacacctaaagcttcaccaggctccggcagggaatggtggcaaaccctgctgtactctttcactacaactttctctcactctttcttcctgtttctgttgtacttgtatttcaaagggccagccttgtcacactgtgtcacgctgaatctcttcgagaactacgttaagggtacacgtgtctgtggagtgctcagccacttgcacgttaatttcacgaacaagctgttccgttgatcggatcaactggaaccctcgctgtcataaccgacggagtgccaacctaATTCATCGTCATGCATTCCACACATCTCATTCCCCTAACACTTAACCCCTGATGGCTAGCTGTTATTTAATAGAAACTTCTGGAATTGCTTGCAGTTCTTGGCTTTATTTGCTGCCTCACTGCACCTGTTTCATATCCAGGAGATTTCAGcttgtatatacagtaatccctcagaTATTCCAGGTGTTATGTTcgaaaacctcccacagaaatctGCTGAAACCTGTGATATAATGGGGAGTCTGttgtataaatttacatgtattagccagaaaa is a window of Octopus bimaculoides isolate UCB-OBI-ISO-001 chromosome 10, ASM119413v2, whole genome shotgun sequence DNA encoding:
- the LOC106880370 gene encoding uncharacterized protein LOC106880370, with translation MAASSVPRELPTNYKLTEIYHTKWYCPDYYDCLSYVGNGAYSQVCSATCEGIEGKVAIKKLTRAFFAVDESKRTYRELRLLKHMKHKNVVDLVDVFTPDLTKIDFTDLYFVSTYYPKDLKHVILNEGLDTARVRSMVYQILCGVQYIHSAGVIHRDLKPRNIGVTENDCIKILDFGLARSISNEMTGYVQTRWYRAPEVILNWMKYNQTADVWSIACIMGEMLTGKPLIAGKSFTDQILKIFNLVGSPDSNTLKKFTCSDIVECLKSFDKCERQDFNKYFKNVDPQAIDLLDKMLQLDVDVRLNVENALKHEFLKVNYDPKDQIRAEMFENVFEDMDLNLNEWKSLVLQEVQNFKSSRKCDSGK